Below is a window of Macadamia integrifolia cultivar HAES 741 chromosome 8, SCU_Mint_v3, whole genome shotgun sequence DNA.
AATAATGCATATACACAGTGATTAGCATCtagaaacccaaaaacccatgTAAGAACTAAAGACTAGCAGTCCCCTAAATGAAATAGATGAAGTGTGTATAGTATTAGTACAATCATGAAATAAGTTGCATAAAATGAGAAACCTTCTCCCAAACACAGTGCAAAGGTTCCAGAACTCAAAGTAAAGTTTCACAATGGAGGACATAGTTTACTCACATCCCATCAATTCGATAGGTTGCACAACCCAGTTAGAGTTCACTATAATTGCGCCAAACTGCACGGAATTCTTCGCGGAATGTGTTCAGGCGTGCTTTCAGGTTAGGTGTTCTAAAGCTCGCATGCAAAACAGTGGCTGGAAAAGAAAGGGCAAAGGGGGGGGTTAAGCTAAGGAGAGTTGTATTTGCTCAGAGAAAAGGTAATAAAACTCAAATAGTAAGCAGCATGTACCAAGAAATCCGATGACGATAGCCCATAGGACAGTAAGGAGATTACAAGATGTGAACCACAGGACACAACTGCCTGCAGAAGGAAGAAGAACTTCCTGATTAGTCAACATTTGTAAATGTCATCATTTACCATACTAAGTGAACAGACAGATCTACTTCTACAATTTAAAATAGGATACAAAAATACAGAGTAGAGTTTTAGAATACCGATTGCGAATATCGATACAAACATCCAACGAGGACGTCCACATATATGAATTGATCTTTTAGCTGATGGACGCCCACGAATAACAGGCCTGTTGATAATCAGGTTATGTAATAAGAAGCAGAGtaatccatttttttaaaacaaaagaggcAACAAAACTTACGTTATAGGCGGCCTCATCTTTGCAGCTAAATGTGGAGAAAATTGCCTCACAGTTCTAGTTACCTTCTCATTAAAAGTAACTGCAAAACTGTAAAAACAATTGTCAGCAACaacat
It encodes the following:
- the LOC122085791 gene encoding PRA1 family protein A1-like; the protein is MDWGNVTAEDLFDALREVDWSSPPRPLTEFFSRFTVPRSYTKWNSRLKCNLYYYRTNYFLMIIFILGLGFLRRPLAIVAAFLTALSIAFLNDSFAVTFNEKVTRTVRQFSPHLAAKMRPPITPVIRGRPSAKRSIHICGRPRWMFVSIFAIGSCVLWFTSCNLLTVLWAIVIGFLATVLHASFRTPNLKARLNTFREEFRAVWRNYSEL